Proteins co-encoded in one Prescottella sp. R16 genomic window:
- a CDS encoding sirohydrochlorin chelatase, translating to MTGPAVSPAPVLVAHGTRSRAGVDTVAALADAVAARVGAVRTAFVDVLGPSPAEVLSDLTGPAVLVPAFLASGYHVHTDVPREVAASGHRRVTVTRALGPDPALARILEYRLRESGWYPGDSVVLAAAGSSDPRARHDVRRAAAMLAARVRRDVPVGYIATGSPTVADAVQTLRAAGEERVFVASYLLAPGHFHTRLADAGADGIAAPLGAHDAIADLVAQRYRRAAISSRTPPAARRSTVP from the coding sequence ATGACCGGGCCGGCGGTGTCCCCGGCTCCGGTGCTCGTCGCGCACGGCACCCGCAGCCGGGCCGGCGTCGACACCGTGGCGGCCCTCGCGGACGCGGTCGCCGCCCGGGTGGGCGCGGTACGGACCGCGTTCGTCGACGTGCTGGGTCCGTCGCCCGCCGAAGTGCTGTCGGATCTCACCGGGCCCGCGGTGCTGGTGCCGGCATTCCTGGCGTCCGGCTACCACGTACACACCGATGTGCCGCGCGAGGTGGCGGCGTCCGGGCACCGGCGGGTGACGGTCACCCGCGCGCTCGGTCCGGACCCGGCCCTCGCCCGGATCCTCGAGTACCGGCTACGCGAATCCGGATGGTACCCCGGAGATTCCGTAGTACTGGCAGCGGCGGGATCGTCGGATCCACGAGCCCGACACGATGTGCGACGGGCCGCCGCGATGCTGGCGGCGCGGGTGCGCCGCGATGTCCCGGTCGGCTACATCGCGACCGGGTCACCGACCGTCGCCGATGCCGTGCAGACGCTGCGGGCCGCGGGGGAGGAGCGGGTGTTCGTCGCGTCGTACCTGTTGGCGCCCGGCCACTTCCACACCCGACTCGCCGACGCCGGGGCCGACGGGATCGCTGCCCCGCTCGGTGCGCACGACGCGATCGCCGACCTCGTGGCGCAGCGGTACCGGCGTGCCGCGATCAGTTCGAGAACCCCACCTGCCGCTCGGCGTTCGACAGTGCCGTGA
- a CDS encoding R2-like ligand-binding oxidase, with protein MTATSVDREGFSSLRAGGLNWDAFPLRLFVKGNAKFWNPVDIDFTQDAIDWQGLGDEERRSSTYLCAQFIAGEEAVTEDIQPFMKAMATEGRFGDEMYLTQFCFEEAKHVQVFRRWMDTVGLDGDLHPFVAENPHYRTLFYEELPRSLRILESDPSPANQIRASVTYNHVIEGSLALTGYYAWQRVCTERGILPGMQELVRRIGDDERRHMAWGTFTCRRHVAADDSLWDVVTQRMGELLPHALNMIQWVNDQFEEPPFGIEPQDYLDYAADRAQRRLGAIESARGRPVEEIDLDYSPETLEDTFGAEDAAALAEVAADRPV; from the coding sequence ATGACCGCGACCTCGGTCGACCGTGAAGGTTTCAGTTCGCTGCGTGCGGGTGGCCTCAACTGGGACGCCTTCCCGCTACGCCTGTTCGTGAAGGGCAACGCGAAGTTCTGGAATCCGGTGGACATCGACTTCACGCAGGACGCCATCGACTGGCAGGGCCTGGGCGACGAGGAACGGCGCAGCTCCACCTACCTGTGCGCGCAGTTCATCGCCGGTGAAGAAGCCGTCACCGAGGACATCCAGCCGTTCATGAAGGCGATGGCCACCGAGGGCCGCTTCGGTGACGAGATGTACCTGACGCAGTTCTGTTTCGAGGAGGCCAAGCACGTCCAGGTGTTCCGCCGGTGGATGGACACGGTCGGCCTCGACGGCGACCTGCACCCGTTCGTCGCGGAGAACCCGCACTACCGCACCCTCTTCTACGAGGAGCTGCCGCGGTCGCTGCGCATCCTGGAATCGGATCCGAGTCCCGCCAACCAGATTCGCGCGTCGGTCACCTACAACCACGTCATCGAGGGCAGCCTCGCCCTCACCGGCTACTACGCGTGGCAGCGGGTGTGCACCGAACGGGGAATCCTGCCCGGCATGCAGGAGCTCGTCCGCCGTATCGGCGACGACGAACGCCGTCACATGGCGTGGGGCACGTTCACGTGCCGCCGGCACGTCGCCGCCGACGACAGCCTGTGGGACGTTGTCACCCAGCGGATGGGCGAGTTGCTGCCGCACGCCCTGAACATGATCCAGTGGGTCAACGACCAGTTCGAGGAACCACCGTTCGGTATCGAACCGCAGGACTACCTCGACTACGCCGCCGATCGAGCGCAGCGCCGACTCGGCGCCATCGAATCCGCGCGGGGTCGGCCCGTCGAGGAAATCGACCTCGACTACTCGCCGGAAACCCTCGAGGACACGTTCGGTGCGGAGGACGCGGCCGCGCTCGCGGAGGTCGCCGCCGACCGCCCGGTGTGA
- a CDS encoding acyl-CoA thioesterase domain-containing protein, whose amino-acid sequence MEIGFLRHDGDGFVPLELGISKWSPDMINGPAITGVLARAIENAHGAEDFVPARLTVDLFRPARARRLHVATRSVREGNRIRLADAEVVQDGETVARASVVFLRRGVRPPGQTWTRPDVPQPPPLSLLQPLQGPSHPWIGSDGHPDGWSPSLVDHQGSTRKRLWQYQVPVVAGEEPSPFVRAATVGETTSLMTNWGSAGVGYINADLTLALSRLPDGPEIGLEADNHISVDGVAVGSTTMFDRSGPIGTCIVTALSNAERQVGFSN is encoded by the coding sequence ATGGAGATCGGTTTCCTGCGCCACGACGGCGACGGGTTCGTGCCGCTCGAGTTGGGTATCAGCAAGTGGTCACCGGACATGATCAACGGGCCGGCGATCACCGGCGTCCTGGCGCGGGCGATCGAGAACGCGCACGGCGCCGAGGATTTCGTTCCTGCCCGATTGACGGTCGACCTGTTCCGGCCGGCCCGCGCACGACGGTTGCACGTGGCGACTCGCAGTGTGCGGGAGGGTAACCGGATCCGGTTGGCGGACGCCGAGGTGGTGCAGGACGGGGAGACCGTGGCCCGGGCATCGGTGGTGTTCCTGCGCCGCGGCGTCCGACCGCCCGGGCAGACGTGGACGCGCCCGGACGTCCCGCAGCCGCCGCCCCTGTCGCTGTTGCAGCCGTTGCAGGGGCCGTCGCATCCGTGGATCGGCAGCGACGGACACCCCGACGGATGGTCGCCGTCCCTCGTCGACCATCAGGGGTCGACCCGGAAACGGTTGTGGCAGTATCAGGTTCCCGTCGTCGCCGGGGAGGAACCGTCGCCGTTCGTGCGGGCCGCGACGGTCGGCGAGACCACGAGTCTCATGACCAACTGGGGCAGCGCCGGTGTCGGCTACATCAACGCCGATCTCACCCTCGCCCTGTCCCGGCTCCCGGACGGACCGGAGATCGGGCTCGAAGCCGACAACCACATCAGCGTCGACGGTGTCGCCGTCGGCTCCACCACCATGTTCGACCGGAGCGGTCCGATCGGTACGTGCATCGTCACGGCACTGTCGAACGCCGAGCGGCAGGTGGGGTTCTCGAACTGA
- a CDS encoding uroporphyrinogen-III synthase yields MTGSELLGFTVAVTAARRAEEFATLLERRGATVLHAPAIRIVPLADDTGLARATDEVIANPPDITVAMTAVGFRGWIGAAEGRGRAEQLLGVLGASRIVARGPKAKGAVRAADLREDWAPQSESSPEMLDRLLAEGVSGLRIAVQLHGETTRWEPTPDVVAVLRAAGADVVPVPVYRWTRPDDPAALDQVIAGVRSGGLDAVAFTSAPAVASMLERADETGVLDDLLAGFGGRAAAVCVGAVTAAPLTALGVPTTMPARSRLGALARHIADELPRRAVPIRAGEHELSVRGTCVVVDGAVKSLSPATMALLNRLVEQPGMVVTRADLLAALPGGSDDPHAVETAIARLRSALGAPAAVQTVVKRGYRLAIAPDDYDRLLAVGAR; encoded by the coding sequence GTGACGGGATCGGAACTGCTGGGGTTCACCGTCGCGGTGACGGCGGCGCGGCGGGCGGAGGAGTTCGCGACGCTGCTCGAACGGCGCGGCGCCACCGTGCTGCACGCACCGGCGATCCGTATCGTTCCGCTCGCCGACGACACCGGCCTGGCCCGCGCCACCGACGAGGTGATCGCGAACCCGCCCGACATCACGGTCGCGATGACCGCCGTCGGATTCCGTGGCTGGATCGGTGCGGCGGAAGGACGGGGACGCGCCGAGCAGTTGCTCGGGGTGCTCGGCGCGAGCCGGATCGTCGCCCGCGGCCCCAAGGCGAAGGGGGCGGTGCGGGCCGCGGATCTGCGGGAGGACTGGGCTCCGCAGTCGGAGTCGTCACCGGAAATGCTCGACCGTCTCCTCGCCGAAGGCGTTTCGGGACTGCGTATCGCGGTGCAACTACACGGAGAGACGACGCGGTGGGAACCGACCCCGGACGTGGTCGCGGTCCTGCGGGCCGCCGGCGCCGACGTCGTGCCGGTCCCGGTGTACCGGTGGACACGACCCGACGACCCCGCCGCGCTCGACCAGGTGATCGCGGGCGTCCGATCGGGAGGGTTGGACGCGGTCGCGTTCACGAGTGCACCAGCGGTGGCGTCGATGCTGGAGCGCGCCGACGAGACCGGTGTGCTCGACGACCTGCTGGCCGGATTCGGTGGGCGGGCCGCGGCCGTGTGCGTGGGGGCGGTGACGGCTGCACCGTTGACGGCCCTCGGCGTACCGACCACGATGCCCGCTCGGTCCCGGCTGGGGGCGTTGGCCCGGCACATCGCGGACGAGTTGCCGCGGCGGGCGGTGCCGATCCGGGCCGGGGAACACGAGCTGAGCGTGCGCGGCACCTGCGTCGTCGTCGACGGCGCCGTGAAATCGCTCTCGCCCGCCACCATGGCACTGCTGAACCGGCTCGTCGAACAGCCGGGCATGGTGGTGACCCGTGCGGACCTGCTGGCGGCACTGCCCGGCGGCAGCGACGACCCGCACGCCGTGGAGACCGCGATCGCCCGGCTGCGCAGCGCACTCGGAGCCCCCGCCGCCGTGCAGACCGTCGTCAAACGCGGGTACCGGCTGGCGATCGCCCCCGACGACTACGACCGGCTGCTCGCGGTCGGTGCCCGATGA
- the nirD gene encoding nitrite reductase small subunit NirD: protein MTILEITTVTTDDAPEGRSAWTSACPLSSLVPGCGVAVLLRGGEQVALFRLDDGSLRAVGNIDPFARAAVISRGLVGDRGGEPTVASPLLKQVFSLVDGRCLDDESVRLPVYDVRVWAGVVQVHSRTFAGTGRGGRG from the coding sequence ATGACCATTCTCGAGATCACGACCGTGACGACCGACGACGCCCCGGAGGGCCGGAGTGCCTGGACGTCCGCATGCCCGCTGAGCAGCCTCGTCCCCGGATGCGGTGTGGCGGTGCTGCTGCGGGGCGGCGAGCAGGTGGCGTTGTTCCGGCTCGACGACGGATCGTTGCGGGCCGTCGGCAACATCGACCCGTTCGCGCGGGCCGCGGTGATCTCCCGCGGCCTGGTCGGGGACCGTGGCGGCGAACCGACCGTCGCGTCACCACTGCTCAAGCAGGTGTTCTCGCTCGTCGACGGACGTTGCCTCGACGACGAATCGGTGCGCCTGCCGGTGTACGACGTCCGGGTGTGGGCCGGTGTGGTGCAGGTGCACAGTCGCACGTTCGCCGGCACGGGGCGCGGGGGCCGCGGGTGA